Below is a window of Pseudomonas monteilii DNA.
GGCCTGCCTGGAGGCCTTCGTAGTCGTTCAGCTTGAGCTTGATGCGAATGCCCGCCTGAGCGGCGTCGTAGTCGTCATAGAGCCGGAACGGCAGGCTGGGGTCGGTAGGCGGGCTGTCCTTGCGGTGTTCGGGCGTGGCGAAGGCGATGCCGCCGGCGACGATGCTGGCCAGCGACTCGCTGCGCACCTTGACCCCGGACAGGTTGGCATCGATGCTGATGCCGCTGGCGTTCCAGAAGCGCGTGTGCTTGCGCACCAGGTTGGCGTAAGCGGGCGCGATGAAGACCTTCACCTCGACGGTGTCCTGATCCTCGGAGAGCTTGTAGCTCTTCACGCGGCCCACCTGGATCTGCTTGTAGAACACGGGGCTGTCGCGGTTCAGCGACCCGAGTCGATCGGCCTTCAAGGTCAGGTGCAGGCCAGGCTCGTCGTCGGACAAGGGCGGCGCCTTGGCGAGTGCCGTGAAGCGCTTGGTCGGCTCCCCCTCGCCAGGGCTGATCGCGATGTAGTTGCCCGACACCAGGGTCTCGAGACCGGTGATGCCCGCCAGGCTGACGCTGGGCTTGACCAGCCAGAAGCGTGTACCGGTGGTGAGGTGCCCTTCGGCTTCCTTGTTCATCTCGATGGTCGCCACGACACCGGTGTTCTGGCCCTCGGTATCGAGCTCGAGCGAATCGACCTTGCCGACCGACATGCCTTTGTAGAACACCTCGGTCTTGTTGGCGACGATCCCCTCACCGGTCTGGAAACGCACCTGGATGCGGACACCGGCCTGGCTGTAGGCCTGCCAGGCCAGCCAGCCACCGATCGCCAGGGCGATCAGGGGCAGGATCCAGATGGCCGACCAGTTGGAAGCAGGCCGAGTCTTGGCCTTAGGCAAATCAGTCATTGTCGTCGTCCGACTCCGTGTTGTCCCAGATCAGCCGAGGATCGAAGGTCAAGGCTGCAAACATGGTCAGGATCACCACCGCGGCAAACGCGACGGCGCCCAGGTTGGGTTCGACATTGGCGATACGACCGAAATTCACCACGGCCACCAGAATGGCAATGACGAAGATGTCCAGCATCGACCAGCGTCCGATGAATTCGATGAAGCGGTACATGATGATGCGCTGCCGGGCCGACAGTGGCTGATGACGCTGGATCGAGTACAGCAGCAGAGCAATGCCCACAAGCTTGAAAGTCGGTACCAGGATACTGGCGGTGAACACCACCGCCGCGATCGGAATCATCCCGTGCTGCATGAGCGTGATGACACCGGACATGATGGTGTCCGGGCTGCCCTGCCCCAGCGTGCTCACCGTCATGATCGGCAGCACGTTCGCCGGAATGTAGAGAATCATCGCCGTGATCAGCAAGGCCCAGGTACGCACGATGCTGTTAGGTCGACGGGCATGCAGCGAGGCACCGCACCGCGAACAGAACGGTTTCGGGTCATCGTCATCACGAGGATTGAGTTCGTGGCATTCATTGCAGACCAGGATGCCTGCATCAATCGCCCGCATGTTCATCTTCTCCCGACAGGGCCGTCCAGATCTGGTGGGGCGACATCACCACCTCCAGCCACACTTGAACCAACAACAGGCCAATGAAACAGAACAGGCCGAAGCCGACGGTGACTTCGGCCATGTCGACCAGCTTCACCACCGCCACCAGCACGCCCATGAAATAGACCTCCAGCATGCCCCAGTCGCGCAGGTGATGGTAGAGGCGATAGAAGAGCAGGCCGTGACCGCGTGCGACGTTCAGCCGGATGCTCAACAGCACGGCCAGCTGACACAGCAGCTTCGCCAAGGGAATGGCCATGCTGCATAGGAAGACCACGATCGAGATCCCGATCATGTCGGCGCCATACAGACCGAGCACGCCGTTCCAGACGGTGTCGGCCGAGCTTTGCCCCAGCACGTGGAGCTTCATGATGGGCAGGAAATTGGCCGGTATGTAGAGCAGGAGCGCCGTGAGCACCAGGGCCAGGC
It encodes the following:
- a CDS encoding paraquat-inducible protein A; the encoded protein is MRAIDAGILVCNECHELNPRDDDDPKPFCSRCGASLHARRPNSIVRTWALLITAMILYIPANVLPIMTVSTLGQGSPDTIMSGVITLMQHGMIPIAAVVFTASILVPTFKLVGIALLLYSIQRHQPLSARQRIIMYRFIEFIGRWSMLDIFVIAILVAVVNFGRIANVEPNLGAVAFAAVVILTMFAALTFDPRLIWDNTESDDDND
- a CDS encoding paraquat-inducible protein A translates to MPRPATSESLAQRPLQGLVACHECDLLMEKPVLAPGEKAHCPRCGYELYAHRPNVVNRSLALVLTALLLYIPANFLPIMKLHVLGQSSADTVWNGVLGLYGADMIGISIVVFLCSMAIPLAKLLCQLAVLLSIRLNVARGHGLLFYRLYHHLRDWGMLEVYFMGVLVAVVKLVDMAEVTVGFGLFCFIGLLLVQVWLEVVMSPHQIWTALSGEDEHAGD